One region of Streptomyces rishiriensis genomic DNA includes:
- a CDS encoding deoxyribonuclease IV, with translation MSSRAPFPTRNPIGSHVPVAGGLHDVGMSYAHDLRAETVQVFVANPRGWATPVGNPRQDEAFREACAAESVPVYVHAPYLINFGSHTEATAEKSVESMRHSLRRGREIGALGVVVHTGSATGGRDRSVALKQVREYLLPLLDELTHDDDPFLLLESTAGQGASLCSRTWDFGPYFEALDAHPKLGVCLDTCHIFAAGHDLTGPAGMSQTLDLLVDTVGEGRLKLIHANDSKDVAGAHKDRHENIGAGHIGEDPFRALMTHPATAGVPLIIETPGGKEGHAADVERLKKLRDG, from the coding sequence GTGAGTTCTCGAGCCCCCTTCCCCACCCGCAACCCCATCGGCAGTCACGTCCCCGTGGCCGGCGGTCTGCACGACGTGGGGATGTCGTACGCGCACGACCTCCGGGCCGAGACGGTCCAGGTCTTCGTCGCCAACCCGCGCGGCTGGGCCACTCCCGTCGGCAACCCGCGCCAGGACGAGGCCTTCCGGGAGGCGTGCGCGGCAGAGTCGGTCCCGGTGTACGTGCACGCGCCGTACCTCATCAACTTCGGCTCGCACACCGAGGCGACGGCCGAGAAGTCGGTGGAGTCGATGCGGCACTCGCTGCGCCGCGGCCGGGAGATCGGCGCGCTGGGCGTGGTCGTGCACACGGGGAGCGCGACGGGCGGGCGGGACCGGTCCGTGGCGCTGAAGCAGGTGCGGGAGTATCTGCTGCCGCTGCTCGACGAGCTGACCCACGACGACGACCCGTTCCTGCTGCTCGAGTCCACCGCCGGCCAGGGCGCCTCGCTCTGCTCCCGGACCTGGGACTTCGGGCCGTACTTCGAGGCGCTGGACGCCCATCCGAAGCTGGGCGTCTGCCTCGACACCTGCCACATCTTCGCGGCCGGGCACGATCTGACCGGCCCGGCCGGTATGAGCCAGACCCTCGATCTGCTGGTGGACACGGTCGGCGAGGGCCGGCTGAAGCTGATCCACGCCAATGACTCCAAGGACGTGGCCGGCGCCCACAAGGACCGGCACGAGAACATCGGCGCCGGTCACATCGGGGAGGACCCCTTCCGGGCGCTGATGACCCACCCGGCCACCGCGGGCGTACCGCTGATCATCGAGACACCCGGCGGCAAAGAGGGACACGCGGCGGACGTCGAACGGCTGAAGAAGCTCCGGGACGGCTGA
- the bfr gene encoding bacterioferritin: MQGDPEVIEFLNEQLTGELTAINQYFLHAKMQENFGWTKLAKYTRHESFDEMKHAEVLTDRILFLDGLPNYQRLFHVRVGQTVKEMFEADRQVEVEAIDRLKRGIKVMREKGDITSANIFESILADEEHHIDYLDTQLELVEKLGEALYLAQLIEQPES, translated from the coding sequence ATGCAGGGCGACCCCGAGGTCATCGAGTTCCTCAACGAGCAGCTCACCGGTGAGCTCACCGCGATCAACCAGTACTTCCTCCACGCGAAGATGCAGGAGAACTTCGGCTGGACGAAGCTCGCGAAGTACACCCGGCACGAGTCGTTCGACGAGATGAAGCACGCCGAGGTGCTCACCGACCGGATCCTGTTCCTGGACGGGCTGCCGAACTACCAGCGCCTCTTCCATGTGCGGGTGGGGCAGACGGTCAAGGAGATGTTCGAGGCCGACCGACAGGTCGAGGTCGAGGCGATCGACCGGCTGAAGCGCGGGATCAAGGTGATGCGCGAGAAGGGCGACATCACGTCCGCGAACATCTTCGAGTCGATCCTCGCGGACGAGGAGCACCACATCGACTACCTCGACACCCAGCTGGAGCTGGTGGAGAAGCTCGGTGAGGCGCTGTACCTCGCGCAGCTGATCGAGCAGCCGGAGAGCTGA
- a CDS encoding class II 3-deoxy-7-phosphoheptulonate synthase: protein MTVNAKTSASAGNTWRDLPAAQQPEYPDTEALRAVIADLESYPPLVFAGECDQLRARMAAVAKGEAFLLQGGDCAEAFDGVSADHIRNKLKTLLQMGAVLTYAASVPVVKVGRIAGQYSKPRSKGTETRDGVTLPTYRGDSVNGFDFDEKSRIPDPERLKRMYNASASTLNLVRAFTTGGYADLRQVHAWNQDFVKSSPSGQRYEQLAREIDQALNFMHACGADPEEFKTVEFFSSHEALLLDYESALTRVDSRTGRLYDVSAHMVWIGERTRQLDHAHIEFASKIRNPIGIKLGPTTTAEEALKYIERLDPDREPGRLTFIVRMGADKVRDKLPELVEKVSASGATVAWITDPMHGNTYEAASGHKTRRFDDVLDEVKGFFEVHKGLGTHPGGIHVELTGDDVTECVGGGDEIFVDDLHQRYETACDPRLNRSQSLDLAFLVAEMYRDQ, encoded by the coding sequence GTGACCGTGAACGCTAAGACCAGCGCGAGCGCTGGCAACACCTGGCGAGACCTGCCCGCGGCGCAGCAGCCCGAGTACCCCGACACCGAGGCTCTGCGCGCAGTGATCGCGGACCTCGAGTCGTATCCGCCGCTCGTCTTCGCGGGCGAGTGCGACCAGCTGCGCGCCCGGATGGCGGCCGTCGCCAAGGGAGAGGCGTTCCTTCTCCAGGGCGGCGACTGCGCCGAGGCCTTCGACGGCGTGTCCGCCGATCACATCCGCAACAAGCTCAAGACGCTGCTCCAGATGGGCGCCGTGCTGACGTACGCCGCCTCGGTGCCGGTCGTCAAGGTCGGCCGCATCGCCGGCCAGTACTCCAAGCCGCGCTCCAAGGGCACCGAGACCCGCGACGGCGTGACCCTGCCGACGTACCGGGGCGACTCGGTCAACGGTTTCGACTTCGACGAGAAGTCCCGCATCCCGGACCCCGAGCGCCTGAAGCGGATGTACAACGCGTCCGCCTCCACGCTCAACCTGGTGCGCGCCTTCACCACCGGCGGCTACGCCGACCTGCGCCAGGTGCACGCCTGGAACCAGGACTTCGTGAAGTCGTCCCCGTCCGGTCAGCGCTACGAGCAGCTCGCCCGTGAGATCGACCAGGCGCTGAACTTCATGCACGCCTGCGGGGCCGACCCGGAGGAGTTCAAGACGGTCGAGTTCTTCTCCTCCCACGAGGCGCTGCTGCTCGACTACGAGTCCGCCCTGACCAGGGTCGACTCCCGCACCGGGCGGCTGTACGACGTCTCGGCGCACATGGTGTGGATCGGCGAGCGCACCCGGCAGCTGGACCACGCGCACATCGAGTTCGCCTCGAAGATCCGCAACCCGATCGGCATCAAGCTCGGCCCCACGACCACGGCCGAGGAGGCGCTGAAGTACATCGAGCGCCTCGACCCCGACCGTGAGCCCGGTCGGCTGACCTTCATCGTCCGCATGGGCGCCGACAAGGTCCGCGACAAGCTGCCCGAGCTGGTCGAGAAGGTCAGCGCCTCGGGTGCGACCGTCGCCTGGATCACCGACCCGATGCACGGCAACACCTACGAGGCGGCCTCGGGTCACAAGACCCGCCGGTTCGACGACGTGCTCGACGAGGTCAAGGGCTTCTTCGAGGTGCACAAGGGCCTCGGCACCCACCCGGGCGGCATCCACGTGGAGCTGACCGGTGACGATGTCACCGAGTGCGTGGGCGGCGGCGACGAGATCTTCGTCGACGACCTGCACCAGCGCTACGAGACGGCCTGTGACCCCCGGCTGAACCGCAGCCAGTCCCTGGACCTGGCCTTCCTGGTGGCGGAGATGTACCGGGACCAGTGA
- the thiO gene encoding glycine oxidase ThiO: MSSPRTSDVLVIGGGIIGLVTAWRAAQRGFATAVADPAPGGGAAQVAAGMLAAVTELHHGEQTLLGLNLASARRYPEFAAELTELTGHDLGYRRCGTLAVALDSDDRAHLRELHALQRQSGLESEWLSGRECRRLEPMLAPGVRGGLRVDGDHQIDPRRLTAALVAACELAGVAFHRVRAERLSVVGERATGVVTSDGTALAAGQVVLAGGSLSGRLAGVPQHVLPPVRPVKGQVLRLTVPPRHAPFLNRTVRAVVRGSQVYLVPRENGELVVGATSEELGWDTTVTAGGVYELLRDAHELVPGITELPLTETRAGLRPGSPDNAPLLGPTELAGLLLATGHYRNGVLLTPVTGDAMAHALATGELPDEARPFTPRRFGAAALSEQPA, translated from the coding sequence ATGTCGTCTCCACGTACGTCAGACGTCCTCGTCATCGGGGGCGGGATCATCGGGCTGGTCACGGCCTGGCGGGCCGCGCAGCGCGGCTTCGCCACGGCGGTGGCCGACCCGGCGCCGGGCGGCGGGGCCGCCCAGGTGGCGGCCGGGATGCTGGCCGCCGTCACGGAACTGCACCACGGCGAGCAGACCCTGCTCGGCCTCAACCTGGCCTCCGCCCGCCGCTATCCGGAGTTCGCGGCCGAGCTGACGGAGCTGACCGGGCACGACCTCGGCTACCGGCGCTGCGGCACGCTCGCGGTCGCGCTGGACTCCGACGACCGCGCCCATCTGCGCGAACTGCACGCCCTTCAGCGGCAGTCGGGGCTGGAGTCGGAGTGGCTGTCAGGGCGCGAGTGCCGGCGTCTGGAGCCGATGCTGGCCCCCGGGGTGCGGGGCGGCCTGCGGGTCGACGGCGACCACCAGATCGACCCGCGGCGGCTGACCGCGGCGCTGGTGGCCGCGTGCGAGCTGGCCGGGGTGGCCTTCCACCGCGTGCGGGCCGAGCGGCTGTCCGTCGTCGGCGAGCGCGCCACGGGGGTCGTCACGAGCGACGGTACGGCGCTGGCGGCGGGCCAGGTGGTGCTCGCCGGCGGCAGCCTGAGCGGACGGCTCGCGGGGGTGCCGCAGCACGTGCTGCCTCCCGTACGGCCGGTGAAGGGCCAGGTGCTGCGGCTGACCGTGCCGCCTCGCCACGCGCCGTTCCTCAACCGGACCGTGCGGGCCGTGGTGCGCGGCAGCCAGGTCTACCTGGTCCCCCGGGAGAACGGCGAACTGGTCGTGGGGGCGACCAGCGAGGAGCTGGGCTGGGACACCACGGTGACGGCGGGGGGTGTGTACGAGTTGCTCCGCGACGCCCACGAGCTGGTGCCGGGGATCACCGAGCTGCCGCTCACGGAGACGCGCGCGGGACTGCGGCCCGGGTCCCCGGACAACGCGCCGCTGCTCGGGCCGACGGAGCTCGCGGGGTTGCTGCTGGCCACCGGCCACTACCGCAACGGCGTGCTGCTGACGCCGGTGACGGGTGACGCGATGGCGCACGCCCTGGCCACCGGGGAGCTCCCGGACGAGGCCCGCCCCTTCACGCCCCGGCGCTTCGGCGCCGCCGCACTCTCGGAGCAGCCCGCATGA
- the pknB gene encoding Stk1 family PASTA domain-containing Ser/Thr kinase, producing the protein MDTTLQDPLVGQLLDGRYRVEARIAVGGMATVYRAVDTRLDRVLALKVMHPALAADGAFVERFIREAKSVARLAHPNVVQVFDQGADGSYVYLAMEYIAGCTLRDVLRERGALQPRAALDILEPVLAALGAAHRAGFVHRDMKPENVLIGDDGRVKVADFGLVRSVDTVTSTTGAVLGTVAYLAPEQIEQPGAADPRVDVYACGVVLYEMLTGEKPHDGDSPAIVLYKHLHEDVPPPSALVPGMPFELDELVASATARTPGIRPYDAVALLGQVREARAALTVDQLDATPPQAVSGGHDNADDRTSVIPRSLTVPRPLPVNDDDPADGEDPLNRTSRFQSGPPLPPRRRTARPRRGVLALVAAVLLVLGVGAGVWYINSGQFTKVPAVLTQKEAEARNRLEAAGLEVGKVRHQHSDTVKRGTVMDTDPGPGARIRKHDSVSLTVSDGPEIVKVPDVEGSRLDKAEELLKTDGLEPGLVTEEFSEDVLKGFVISTDPEAGTKRRAGTAVAIVVSKGSPVDVPDVTGDALDDAKAELEEAGLKVKVATGQVNSEFDKGLIAAQTPEEGSEAAEGDTVTLTLSKGPELVEVPDVVGASVDDAKSLLEESGFEVEEDRGLLGLFGDTVKSQSVDGGDTAPKGSTITITIR; encoded by the coding sequence GTGGACACGACCCTTCAGGACCCTCTGGTCGGGCAACTGCTCGACGGCCGGTATCGCGTAGAGGCGCGGATCGCGGTCGGCGGGATGGCCACGGTCTACCGGGCCGTGGACACCCGCCTGGACCGCGTGCTCGCGCTCAAGGTGATGCATCCGGCGCTCGCCGCCGACGGGGCGTTCGTCGAGCGGTTCATCCGGGAGGCGAAGTCCGTCGCCCGGCTCGCACACCCGAACGTCGTTCAGGTGTTCGACCAGGGTGCCGACGGGTCGTACGTCTATCTCGCCATGGAGTACATCGCCGGGTGCACCCTGCGGGACGTCCTGCGGGAGCGCGGGGCGCTCCAGCCGCGGGCCGCGCTCGACATCCTGGAGCCCGTGCTGGCCGCGCTCGGCGCCGCGCACCGGGCCGGCTTCGTGCACCGGGACATGAAGCCCGAGAACGTCCTGATAGGGGACGACGGGCGGGTCAAGGTCGCGGATTTCGGTCTGGTGCGGTCCGTCGACACCGTGACCAGCACCACGGGAGCCGTGCTCGGCACCGTCGCCTATCTCGCACCCGAGCAGATCGAGCAGCCCGGCGCCGCCGACCCCCGGGTCGACGTGTACGCGTGCGGGGTGGTGCTCTACGAGATGCTCACCGGTGAGAAGCCTCACGACGGCGACTCCCCCGCGATCGTGCTCTACAAGCACCTCCACGAGGACGTTCCGCCGCCGTCCGCCCTCGTCCCCGGGATGCCGTTCGAGCTGGACGAGCTCGTGGCGTCGGCCACCGCCCGCACCCCCGGCATCCGCCCGTACGACGCCGTCGCGCTGCTCGGGCAGGTACGGGAGGCGCGCGCCGCGCTGACCGTGGACCAGCTGGACGCGACGCCGCCGCAGGCCGTCTCCGGGGGGCACGACAACGCCGACGACCGGACGAGCGTGATCCCGCGCTCGCTCACCGTGCCCCGTCCGCTGCCCGTCAACGACGACGACCCCGCCGACGGCGAGGACCCGCTCAACCGCACCTCCCGTTTCCAGAGCGGACCACCCCTGCCGCCCCGGCGCCGTACCGCACGGCCCCGGCGCGGGGTGCTCGCGCTCGTCGCCGCCGTTCTGCTGGTCCTCGGCGTGGGCGCCGGCGTCTGGTACATCAACTCCGGCCAGTTCACCAAGGTCCCCGCGGTGCTGACGCAGAAGGAGGCGGAGGCCAGGAACCGGCTGGAAGCCGCCGGCCTCGAGGTCGGCAAGGTGCGGCACCAGCACAGCGACACCGTGAAGCGCGGCACCGTCATGGACACCGACCCCGGCCCGGGCGCCCGGATCCGCAAGCACGACTCCGTGTCGCTCACCGTCTCCGACGGCCCCGAGATCGTGAAGGTGCCGGACGTGGAGGGCTCCCGGCTGGACAAGGCCGAGGAGCTGCTGAAGACGGACGGCCTGGAGCCGGGTCTGGTCACCGAGGAGTTCAGCGAGGACGTTCTCAAGGGCTTCGTGATCAGCACCGACCCGGAGGCGGGTACGAAGCGCCGGGCGGGCACCGCGGTCGCGATCGTGGTCAGCAAGGGCAGTCCGGTCGACGTTCCGGACGTCACCGGCGATGCCCTGGACGACGCGAAGGCCGAACTGGAGGAGGCCGGCCTGAAGGTGAAGGTCGCCACCGGGCAGGTCAACTCCGAGTTCGACAAGGGCCTGATCGCGGCGCAGACCCCGGAGGAGGGCAGTGAGGCCGCCGAAGGCGACACGGTGACGCTGACGCTGTCCAAGGGACCGGAGCTGGTCGAGGTCCCGGACGTGGTCGGCGCGAGCGTCGACGACGCCAAGTCGCTCCTGGAGGAGTCCGGGTTCGAGGTCGAGGAGGACCGGGGACTGCTCGGACTGTTCGGCGACACCGTGAAGAGCCAGTCCGTGGACGGCGGCGACACGGCGCCCAAGGGCTCGACGATCACGATCACCATCCGGTGA
- the thiS gene encoding sulfur carrier protein ThiS → MSVSVNGEPREFAPGTALDSVVRSLTPAPSGVAAALNETVVPRAQWPSTALRDGDRVEVLTAVQGG, encoded by the coding sequence GTGAGTGTCTCGGTGAACGGGGAGCCGCGCGAGTTCGCTCCCGGCACGGCCCTCGACAGCGTCGTACGGTCCCTGACGCCGGCGCCCTCGGGGGTGGCCGCCGCGCTCAACGAGACCGTAGTACCGCGCGCGCAGTGGCCGTCCACGGCGCTGCGCGACGGTGACCGGGTGGAAGTCCTCACCGCGGTCCAGGGAGGCTGA
- a CDS encoding anthranilate synthase family protein has translation MDLAQLLRDDRPFALLRRRTPGHDADTVEVLLGPVATYDRLADLPEEGLALVPFRQIRERGFDVRDDGTPLAVLVPEERHVLPLADALDRLPVRDVRVEDGGFDVADEEYAEIVGRVLRDEIGRGEGANFVIRRTYRGRIPGFGRADALALFRRLLEGERGAYWTFVVHTGDRTLVGASPEVHVRMSGGTVVMNPISGTYRYPAEGPTPERLLDFLADGKEIEELSMVVDEELKMMCTVGDMGGVVIGPRLKEMAHLAHTEYELRGRSSLDVREVLKETMFAATVTGSPVQNACRVIERYEPVGPDGVGRGYYAGALALLGRDAGGAQTLDSPILIRTADIDGAGRLRVPVGATLVRGSDPAAEVAETHAKAAGVLAALGVLPGRPGTADARPRLADDPRVRAALDGRRASLAPFWLRMQERTEELTGHALVVDGEDTFTAMLAHVLRSSGLEVSVRRYDEPGLTASVLAHEGPVVLGPGPGDPSDLGDPKMRLLRELTARVIREHRHGVLGVCLGHELIAAELGLDIVRKEVPYQGAQTTVDLFGRAETVGFYNSFVALCDDAALEELAAAHGVEVSRAANGEVHALRGPRRTDGAAMNAIAGVQFHPESVLTLNGVSVVRELVARVCAEPRPAR, from the coding sequence ATGGACCTGGCGCAACTGCTCCGTGACGACCGCCCGTTCGCCCTGCTCCGCCGCCGCACCCCCGGCCACGACGCGGACACCGTGGAGGTGCTGCTCGGCCCGGTCGCCACCTACGACCGGCTTGCCGACCTGCCCGAGGAGGGCCTGGCGCTGGTCCCGTTCCGGCAGATCCGCGAGCGCGGCTTCGACGTCCGCGACGACGGCACCCCGCTGGCGGTGCTGGTTCCCGAGGAGCGTCACGTCCTGCCCCTGGCCGACGCCCTCGACCGGTTGCCGGTCCGGGACGTGCGCGTGGAGGACGGCGGGTTCGACGTGGCCGACGAGGAGTACGCGGAGATCGTCGGACGGGTGCTGCGGGACGAGATCGGCCGCGGCGAGGGCGCCAACTTCGTGATCCGGCGGACGTACCGGGGACGGATCCCGGGGTTCGGCCGCGCCGACGCGCTGGCCCTCTTCCGGCGGCTCCTCGAGGGCGAGCGCGGCGCCTACTGGACGTTCGTCGTGCACACCGGGGACCGGACGCTGGTGGGAGCCAGCCCCGAGGTGCATGTGCGTATGTCCGGCGGCACGGTCGTGATGAACCCGATCAGCGGGACGTACCGGTACCCCGCGGAGGGCCCGACTCCGGAGCGGCTGCTGGACTTCCTCGCCGACGGCAAGGAGATCGAGGAGCTGTCGATGGTCGTCGACGAGGAGCTCAAGATGATGTGCACCGTCGGTGACATGGGCGGGGTCGTGATCGGGCCCCGGCTGAAGGAGATGGCGCATCTCGCGCACACGGAGTACGAGCTGCGCGGCAGGTCCTCGCTGGATGTGCGGGAGGTGCTGAAGGAGACCATGTTCGCGGCGACCGTCACGGGCTCGCCCGTGCAGAACGCCTGCCGGGTCATCGAACGGTACGAGCCGGTCGGGCCGGACGGTGTCGGGCGGGGGTACTACGCAGGCGCGCTGGCGCTGCTGGGCCGGGACGCCGGCGGGGCGCAGACCCTCGACTCCCCCATTCTCATCCGTACCGCCGACATCGACGGGGCCGGGCGGCTGCGGGTGCCGGTGGGCGCCACGCTCGTCCGCGGATCGGATCCGGCGGCCGAGGTCGCGGAGACGCACGCGAAGGCGGCGGGCGTGCTGGCCGCGCTCGGTGTCCTGCCGGGCAGGCCCGGGACGGCGGACGCGCGGCCCCGGCTGGCCGACGACCCGCGGGTGCGGGCGGCGCTGGACGGGCGGCGCGCCTCGCTGGCGCCGTTCTGGCTGCGGATGCAGGAGCGGACGGAGGAGCTGACCGGGCACGCGCTCGTCGTCGACGGCGAGGACACCTTCACCGCGATGCTCGCGCACGTGCTGCGCTCGAGCGGGCTCGAGGTGAGCGTCCGGCGCTACGACGAGCCGGGGCTGACGGCCTCGGTTCTGGCGCACGAGGGGCCGGTCGTGCTGGGCCCCGGCCCCGGTGACCCGTCCGACCTGGGCGACCCGAAGATGCGGTTGCTGCGGGAGCTGACCGCGCGGGTGATCCGGGAGCACCGGCACGGTGTCCTCGGGGTCTGCCTCGGGCACGAGCTGATCGCGGCGGAACTGGGGCTGGACATCGTGCGGAAGGAGGTGCCCTACCAGGGGGCGCAGACGACCGTGGACCTGTTCGGGCGGGCGGAGACCGTCGGGTTCTACAACAGCTTCGTGGCGCTGTGCGACGACGCGGCGCTGGAGGAGCTGGCCGCCGCGCACGGGGTGGAGGTGAGCCGGGCCGCGAACGGCGAGGTGCACGCGCTGCGCGGGCCGCGCCGGACCGACGGCGCGGCCATGAACGCGATCGCCGGCGTCCAGTTCCATCCGGAGTCGGTGCTCACGCTGAACGGGGTGTCCGTGGTGCGGGAGTTGGTGGCCCGGGTGTGCGCCGAGCCGCGGCCGGCACGCTAG
- a CDS encoding sulfite oxidase-like oxidoreductase produces the protein MGQPVERESGEEAVSELPPGQRLQRGWPVTHYGPVPKFRPERWEFRVFGATADGEKRCWDHDGFTALPYASVVADLHCVTKFSMLGAEWGGIPARTILESAPPAPNVTHVMVWAEYGFSSNLRLSDFAAERTIFATHKDGELLTAEHGFPLRLVVPHLYAWKGPKWVRGVEYMTADRRGFWEERGYHNLGDPWKEQRYSYQEEPGDGPEL, from the coding sequence ATGGGTCAGCCGGTGGAGCGCGAATCTGGAGAAGAAGCAGTGTCCGAGCTTCCGCCGGGACAGCGACTGCAGCGGGGATGGCCCGTCACGCACTACGGCCCGGTGCCCAAGTTCCGGCCCGAACGCTGGGAGTTCAGGGTGTTCGGCGCCACCGCCGACGGTGAGAAGCGCTGCTGGGACCACGACGGGTTCACGGCTCTTCCGTACGCGTCCGTCGTGGCCGATCTGCACTGCGTGACGAAGTTCAGCATGCTCGGCGCCGAATGGGGCGGGATCCCGGCCCGCACCATCCTGGAGAGCGCCCCGCCCGCCCCGAACGTCACCCATGTGATGGTATGGGCGGAGTACGGCTTCAGCTCGAACCTGCGGCTGTCGGACTTCGCCGCCGAGCGCACGATCTTCGCCACCCACAAGGACGGCGAGCTGCTCACCGCCGAGCACGGCTTCCCGCTGCGGCTGGTCGTACCGCACCTCTACGCCTGGAAGGGCCCCAAATGGGTCCGGGGCGTCGAGTACATGACCGCCGACCGCCGTGGCTTCTGGGAGGAGCGCGGCTACCACAACCTCGGCGACCCCTGGAAGGAACAGCGCTACTCCTACCAGGAGGAGCCGGGCGACGGCCCCGAACTCTGA
- a CDS encoding thiazole synthase: MADDLLVLGGRSFSSRLIMGTGGASSPEALERALVASGTELTTVAMRRVDPSVHGSVLSVLERLGIGVLPNTAGCFTAGEAVLTARLAREALGTELIKLEVIADERTLLPDPIELLEAAETLVDDGFTVLPYTNDDPVLARKLEDVGCAAVMPLGSPIGSGLGIRNPHNFQLIVEHARVPVILDAGAGTASDVALAMELGCAGVMLASAVTRARDPERMASAMRAGVEAGRLARLAGRIPPRYFAEASSPVEGRAVLDPERPAF; this comes from the coding sequence ATGGCCGACGATCTTCTCGTCCTCGGAGGCAGGTCCTTCTCGTCCCGTCTGATCATGGGTACGGGGGGTGCGTCCAGTCCGGAGGCGCTGGAGCGGGCGCTGGTGGCGTCCGGGACCGAGCTGACGACGGTCGCGATGCGCCGGGTGGACCCCTCGGTGCACGGTTCGGTGCTGTCGGTGCTGGAGCGGCTCGGCATCGGGGTGCTGCCGAACACGGCGGGATGCTTCACGGCCGGGGAGGCCGTGCTGACGGCCCGGCTGGCGCGGGAGGCGCTGGGCACCGAGCTGATCAAGCTGGAGGTCATCGCCGACGAGCGCACGCTGCTGCCTGACCCGATCGAGCTGCTGGAGGCGGCGGAGACGCTGGTGGACGACGGGTTCACGGTGCTGCCGTACACGAACGACGATCCGGTGCTGGCCAGGAAGCTGGAGGACGTGGGGTGCGCGGCGGTGATGCCGCTGGGCTCCCCGATCGGCTCCGGCCTGGGCATCCGCAACCCGCACAACTTCCAGCTGATCGTCGAGCACGCGCGCGTGCCGGTGATCCTGGACGCGGGGGCGGGCACCGCGTCGGACGTGGCGCTGGCGATGGAGCTGGGGTGTGCGGGGGTGATGCTGGCGTCGGCGGTGACACGGGCCCGGGACCCCGAGCGGATGGCGTCGGCCATGCGGGCCGGCGTCGAGGCGGGAAGGCTGGCCCGGCTGGCCGGACGGATCCCGCCCCGCTACTTCGCGGAGGCGTCCTCGCCCGTGGAGGGCCGGGCCGTGCTGGACCCCGAGCGCCCCGCTTTCTGA
- a CDS encoding trp operon leader peptide — protein MFALSTQNWWWTAHPAAH, from the coding sequence ATGTTCGCGCTTTCGACCCAGAACTGGTGGTGGACCGCTCATCCGGCGGCCCACTGA
- a CDS encoding (2Fe-2S)-binding protein, with protein MFVCSCFGVTEAQVQQHADNGACTPRQVASACKAGTDCGSCVRRIQAILGRGAGPRRDLADRGSAVLAELEEFEELEEAA; from the coding sequence GTGTTCGTATGCAGCTGCTTCGGCGTGACCGAGGCGCAGGTCCAGCAGCACGCGGACAACGGAGCCTGCACGCCCCGCCAGGTTGCCTCCGCCTGCAAGGCGGGCACGGACTGCGGGTCGTGCGTCCGTCGCATCCAGGCGATCCTCGGCCGGGGCGCCGGTCCGCGCCGGGACCTGGCCGACCGGGGCAGCGCGGTGCTCGCCGAACTCGAGGAGTTCGAAGAGCTCGAGGAAGCGGCCTAG